The Pectobacterium sp. A5351 genome contains the following window.
GCGGCTTCAATAATGGCGGTTGGCATGGCGAATTTCCCGCTGGTAAAAGGTTTATCGTCGCCAGAGTCATACAGAAAAACCGTCTGCTTTGGCCGATCGCCAATACGGGTTTGCAGGGCGGCAATGTGCTGTTTCCAATCGTCGATGTGTTCCTGAGCCAGCTCCTGCTTACCGAAGATTTTCCCCAATTTCAGCATGTCGCCGTAAAGCAGATCCATGCTGGCTTGCGGATGCTGCTGCTGCGGTTCGGTGAACACGCAGCTTTCGCTGAGCACCAGCGTCGGAATGCCGTATTTTTTCAGCACTTGCGGCGTGACGTCGCCACCGGCTTTCATACCGTAGTTCCACCCGGCAAAGAAGAAATCCGGGTGTACAGCCAGCAGGTTTTCCAACGTCGGGTATTTTGCTGCCAGCTCAGGGATCGTGCCCTGCTGTTTGATAAAGTCTGGAGGGGCTTTATACCAGCCGGTGATCCCGGTCACGCCGACGATACTTTTTTGCAGCCCGAGTGAAAACGCCATTTCCGTCATATTCAGGTCATGAATAACGGCGCGCTGCGGCGGCTGGGTGAACGTTAACGGTTGCCCACAGCTGTCGACCGTGACCGGAAAACCAGAGGCGTGCGCCCAGCACGATGTCAATGCCAGCAGTCCAGACAGAAGCGTTATTTTCATCATGATTCCTTAGTGCAGTTCAGGGGCTTCAAAGATGCGAATGGGCGAGCCGTTTATCGGGTGCGGCACCGTAAAACTCTCCATCCCAAAGACGGATTTCACACAGTCGGCGCTCAGCGCGTGTGCAGGCGTTCCCCAGCGGAGCAGCGTGCCCTGTTGCAAAACGGCGACGCGATCGGCAAAAGGGGTGATGAGTGGCAGGTCGTGCAGCACTGCGAGCGTTGAAATACCGCGTTTTCGCACCAGAGACAGCAATTGCGCACGTGCCAACGGATCGAGATGGTTGGTCGGTTCATCCAGCAGCAGGAGCTGTGGCGTTTGCGCAAAGGCGCGTGCCAGTGCCGCGCGTTGACGTTCCCCGCCGGAGAGTGTCCCCAGCAGACGGTGTCGCAGCGGTAATAAGCCGGTATCGTCCAGCGCCTCTTCGATGAGCTGGCGATCGTACGCAGGCGTGCTGAATCCGTGGTGTGGAATTCGCCCCAAAGCGACGTATTCCGCGACTCGTAGACGCAGATCCGGCGTATCGTTCTGGGCCAGAATCGCGATGTGCTTTGCTCGCTCATGGCGGCTGAGCGTATTCAGCGGCTGACCGTTCAGATGGATGTAACCCGTCGTTGTGCCGAGTTCGCTGGTTAACACGCGTAGCAGCGTGGATTTGCCGCTGCCGTTGGGTCCAATCAGCGCTAAGCGTTCACCCGCCTGCATGGACAGCGAAATATCACTGAGTCTCGGTGCACGATTCGCGCCGGCGACGGAAACATGGTGCAGTTGTAGCAGCATGCGGCTGGCGGAGAGAGGCTCTGTCATAATGTGGATATATCACCGTTATATGCCATGAAAATGATATGTTATAACATAACAAATTAAATGCAATCCCAATTCACAACGTGAGTGGAAGAAGAAACGGTCGGAAGAAGAGAACGGCGGACGTTATCGAGAGCGGTGAATTGAGCTGGCATTATCTGCATAGCAAAACCCCGCCGGGGAAGGCGGGGTTAGCGAGAAAATCGATAGCGCAAACGCGATCAGTATTCCCACGTATCCGGGTCGATACCCATTTCACGCATGATGATCTTCGCGGCTTCAGGAATTTCATCGCTGCGTTCTTTACGCAGGTCTTCGTCATTCGGTAACGGTTGACCCGTGAACGCGTGCAGAAACGCCTCGCACAGCAGTTCGCTGTTGGTGGCATGGCGCAGGTTGTTCACCTGACGACGCGTGCGTTCGTCAGTCAGTATCTTTAATACTTTCAGAGGGATAGATACTGTTATCTTCTTGACTTGCTCGCTTTTTTTACCGTGTTCAGCGTAAGGGCTGACATACTCGCCGTTCCACTCAGCCATGGGATACCTTAAAAATTAATCTAATGAAGACAGCATCTGTCATGAAATGCCACAATTCTAACGGTTATTCTGCCTGTGCTCAATCTATACGCAAAGAGGTTTAGATGTCTAGATGTATTGACGTCCATTGAAACTGCGTTTACTCTTAAGTTCCTATCTTTTCAGCCTCCAGCCAGGAAATGAGCCGATGACGCGTAAACAGGCAACGATCGCAGTCCGCAGTGGGTTAAATGATGATGAACAGTATGGCTGCGTCGTTCCCCCCATTCACCTTTCCAGCACGTATAATTTTACCGGATTCAACCAGCCACGCGCACACGACTATTCACGTCGCGGCAACCCCACGCGTGATGTTGTACAGCGTGCGCTTGCCGAACTGGAAGGCGGCGCGGGTGCGGTAATGACGAGCAGCGGAATGTCGGCGATTATGCTGGTTTGCACGGTGTTTCTGCGTCCCGGCGATCTGCTGGTGGCACCGCATGATTGCTACGGTGGCAGCTATCGCCTGTTTGACAGCCTGAGCAAGCGCGGCGCGTTTCGCGTCAAATTTGTCGATCAAAGTGATGCCGATGCACTCAACGCGGCATTGGCAGAAAAGCCGAAGCTGGTGCTGGTGGAAAGCCCGAGCAACCCGCTGCTACGCGTCGTGGATATTGCCGCAATTTGTCAGGCCGCGCGGGAAGCGGGGGCGGTCAGCGTGGTGGATAACACCTTCCTGAGCCCGGCACTGCAAAAGCCGCTGGAGCTGGGTGCCGATCTGGTGGTGCATTCCTGTACCAAATATCTGAACGGCCACTCTGATGTCGTCGCGGGTGCCGTGATCGCCAGAGATGCCGATACCATTACTGAACTGGCCTGGTGGGCGAACAACATCGGTGTCACGGGTGCAGCATTTGACAGTTATCTGTTGCTACGCGGCTTGCGTACGTTGGCGCCGCGTATGGCCGCCGCGCAGCGTAACGCGCAACAAATCGTTGAATTTTTACAGACGCAGCCATTGGTGAAGGCGCTGTACCATCCTTCACTGCCAAACAATCCCGGCCATGATATTGCCCGCCGTCAACAATCCGGTTTTGGCGCTATGCTAAGTTTTGAGCTGGATGGGGATGAAGACACGCTGCGGCGTTTTCTTGCGTCGCTGGAGCTGTTCACGCTAGCGGAATCGCTGGGCGGGGTTGAGAGCCTCATCTCTCATGCGGCAACGATGACGCACGCCGGTATGGCGCCAGAAGCGCGTGCCGCGGCGGGTATCTCTGAAACATTACTGCGTATTTCCACCGGTATTGAAGACGGCGATGATCTGGTTGCCGATCTGGATCGTGCGTTTCAAGCCGCAGCCAAGAGGTAAGAATGAGTGCATTAGGAGTAGCGCCATCGGTAACGGGCCGACAACTGCATAAGTTTGGCGGTAGCAGTCTGGCCGATGTGAAGTGTTACCTGCGCGTTGCCGGTATTATGGCGGAATATAGCCACCCCGGTGATTTAATGGTGGTGTCTGCCGCAGGCAGTACCACAAATCAGCTGATTAGCTGGTTGAAACTCAGTCAGAGCGATCGTCTGTCGGCGCATCAGGTGCAGCAGGCGTTACGCCGTTATCACAGCGACCTGATCGCTGGCCTTCTGCCTGCGCAAACGGCAGAAGCGCTGACCGCCCAGTTTATTCGCGATCTGGAGCGTTTGGCTACGCTGCTGGATGGCAAGATTACCGATGCCGTTTACGCCGAAGTTGTCGGACACGGCGAAATCTGGTCGGCTCGCCTGATGTCCGCGGTGTTGAATCAGCTGGATATGAATGCGGCCTGGCTGGATGCGCGCGACTTTCTCTGCGCGGAACGTGCCGCACAGCCGCAGGTCGATGAAGGCCGCTCCTGGCCGCTGTTGCAGCAATATCTGACGCAACACGCGGGGCAGCGTTTGGTGGTCACCGGTTTTATCTGCCGCAATGATGCGGGTGAAACGGTACTGCTGGGGCGCAACGGAAGTGACTACTCGGCCACGCAAATTGGTGCGCTGGCGGGGGTGGAACGCGTGACCATCTGGAGCGATGTCGCCGGAGTTTATAGCGCCGATCCGCGCAAAGTGAAAGATGCCTGCCTGCTGCCGCTGCTGCGTTTGGATGAAGCCAGTGAGCTGGCGCGTCTGGCCGCGCCGGTGCTACATACGCGTACCTTGCAGCCCGTTTCCGGTAGCGATATCGACCTGCAACTGCGTTGCAGCTATCAGCCTGAACAGGGGTCGACGCGCATTGAACGCGTACTGGCCTCGGGCACGGGTGCCAAAATTGTCACCAGCCACGATGACGTGTGCCTGATTGAAGTTCAGGTTCCTTCAGAACACGATTTCGCGCTACTGCAAAAAGAAGTCGAACAGCTTCTGAACCGTGCGCAGCTGAAACCGCTGGCAATCGGCGTTCATCAGGATCGTAACCTGCTGCAACTGTGCTACACCTCCGAAGTGGTAGATAGCGCGCTGCAACTGCTGGCACAGGCCGCGCTGCCGGTTGAACTCAACCAGCGTGACGGACTGGCGATGGTCGCGATGGTCGGTGCGGGCGTGGGCAAAAATCCGCTGCACAGCCACCGTTTCTATCAGCAGTTGAAAGATCAGCCGATTGAATTTGTCCGCCAGGCCGATGATGGCATCAGTCTGGTGGCGGTGCTGCGTGTCGGCCCGACAGAGCATCTGATTCGCGGGCTGCACCATTCACTATTCCGTGCAGAGAAGCGCATCGGTCTGGTGCTGTTCGGTAAAGGCAATATTGGTTCACGCTGGTTGGAGCTGTTTGCGCGTGAGCAGAGCAATCTGTCTGCACGTACCGGCTTTGAGTTTGTTCTGGCTGGCGTGGTAGATAGTACGCGCAGCCTGCTGAACTATGATGGGCTGGATGCCAGCCGGGCGTTGGCCTTCTTTGAAAGTGAAGCGCAGGAGCGGGATGGTGAAGATCTGTTCCTGTGGATGCGTGCGCACCCCTTCGATGATTTGGTGGTGCTGGATGTCACTGCCAGTGAGTCGGTCGCCGATCTGTATCTGGATTTCGCCAGCTATGGTTTCCATGTCATCAGCGCCAACAAATTAGCCGGCGCATCCGGTGGTAATAACTATCGCCAGATCCGCGATGCGTTCGCGAAAACGGATCGCCACTGGTTGTATAACGCGACCGTCGGCGCGGGGTTGCCGGTCAACTTTGCGGTACGTGATTTGCGGGAAAGTGGCGACAGTATTTTGGCGATTAGCGGGATTTTCTCCGGCACGCTCTCCTGGTTGTTCTTGCAATTCGACGGCACCGTACCGTTCACCGATCTGGTCGATCAGGCTTGCCAGCAGGGGCTGACTGAGCCGGATCCGCGCGTTGACCTCTCTGGTCAGGACGTTATGCGCAAGCTGGTGATTCTGGCGCGTGAGGCCGGTTATGACATCGAACCTAGTCAGGTTCGGGTTGAGTCGCTGGTGCCGCCGGGCTGTGAACAGGGATCAGTCGATTACTTCTTCGAGAATGGCGATTCGCTGAACGAGCAGATGCTGCGTCGTCTGGAGGCAGCACAGGAAATGGGTCTGGTTCTGCGTCACGTCGCACGCTTTGACAGCAACGGTAAAGCGCGCGTGGGTGTTGAAGCTGTTCGCCCCGATCACCCTCTGGCTTCGCTGTTGCCGGGCGACAACGTGTTTGCGATTGAAAGCCGCTGGTATCGGGATAACCCGCTGGTTATCCGTGGGCCGGGCGCGGGGCGTGATGTCACGGCGGGTGCGCTTCAGTCTGACCTAAACCGTTTGGCACAGTTACTGTAGAATCTGCTGTCATTGCGGCAGCATTGTTGGCCGTCTCCACACAGTGGGAGATGGCCAATACGCAAGAGACATACTTCCTCTTCGTGTTTTCACGCACCTTTCATCATGAGATTTTTTCATTTACCGTGAGCAATCATCACCTCCCGTCGTGCTGAAAAGCGTTGACTCTTTAAGCAGATTACGTCATTTTTATATAGACGTCTAAACGTATAGACGTTTAGCGAGTGATAATAACAGTCATGGTCAACGGGGTA
Protein-coding sequences here:
- a CDS encoding ABC transporter substrate-binding protein, translated to MKITLLSGLLALTSCWAHASGFPVTVDSCGQPLTFTQPPQRAVIHDLNMTEMAFSLGLQKSIVGVTGITGWYKAPPDFIKQQGTIPELAAKYPTLENLLAVHPDFFFAGWNYGMKAGGDVTPQVLKKYGIPTLVLSESCVFTEPQQQHPQASMDLLYGDMLKLGKIFGKQELAQEHIDDWKQHIAALQTRIGDRPKQTVFLYDSGDDKPFTSGKFAMPTAIIEAAGGRNVMDDMATSWASTSWESVAAREPDFIILLDYQTGNGADALRRFLESHPLMKFTPAVQQHRYLKLQYAELTPGPANIAAVDKLAHALYPDAFQ
- a CDS encoding ABC transporter ATP-binding protein, which produces MTEPLSASRMLLQLHHVSVAGANRAPRLSDISLSMQAGERLALIGPNGSGKSTLLRVLTSELGTTTGYIHLNGQPLNTLSRHERAKHIAILAQNDTPDLRLRVAEYVALGRIPHHGFSTPAYDRQLIEEALDDTGLLPLRHRLLGTLSGGERQRAALARAFAQTPQLLLLDEPTNHLDPLARAQLLSLVRKRGISTLAVLHDLPLITPFADRVAVLQQGTLLRWGTPAHALSADCVKSVFGMESFTVPHPINGSPIRIFEAPELH
- the metJ gene encoding met regulon transcriptional regulator MetJ, coding for MAEWNGEYVSPYAEHGKKSEQVKKITVSIPLKVLKILTDERTRRQVNNLRHATNSELLCEAFLHAFTGQPLPNDEDLRKERSDEIPEAAKIIMREMGIDPDTWEY
- the metB gene encoding cystathionine gamma-synthase, producing MTRKQATIAVRSGLNDDEQYGCVVPPIHLSSTYNFTGFNQPRAHDYSRRGNPTRDVVQRALAELEGGAGAVMTSSGMSAIMLVCTVFLRPGDLLVAPHDCYGGSYRLFDSLSKRGAFRVKFVDQSDADALNAALAEKPKLVLVESPSNPLLRVVDIAAICQAAREAGAVSVVDNTFLSPALQKPLELGADLVVHSCTKYLNGHSDVVAGAVIARDADTITELAWWANNIGVTGAAFDSYLLLRGLRTLAPRMAAAQRNAQQIVEFLQTQPLVKALYHPSLPNNPGHDIARRQQSGFGAMLSFELDGDEDTLRRFLASLELFTLAESLGGVESLISHAATMTHAGMAPEARAAAGISETLLRISTGIEDGDDLVADLDRAFQAAAKR
- a CDS encoding bifunctional aspartate kinase/homoserine dehydrogenase II — protein: MSALGVAPSVTGRQLHKFGGSSLADVKCYLRVAGIMAEYSHPGDLMVVSAAGSTTNQLISWLKLSQSDRLSAHQVQQALRRYHSDLIAGLLPAQTAEALTAQFIRDLERLATLLDGKITDAVYAEVVGHGEIWSARLMSAVLNQLDMNAAWLDARDFLCAERAAQPQVDEGRSWPLLQQYLTQHAGQRLVVTGFICRNDAGETVLLGRNGSDYSATQIGALAGVERVTIWSDVAGVYSADPRKVKDACLLPLLRLDEASELARLAAPVLHTRTLQPVSGSDIDLQLRCSYQPEQGSTRIERVLASGTGAKIVTSHDDVCLIEVQVPSEHDFALLQKEVEQLLNRAQLKPLAIGVHQDRNLLQLCYTSEVVDSALQLLAQAALPVELNQRDGLAMVAMVGAGVGKNPLHSHRFYQQLKDQPIEFVRQADDGISLVAVLRVGPTEHLIRGLHHSLFRAEKRIGLVLFGKGNIGSRWLELFAREQSNLSARTGFEFVLAGVVDSTRSLLNYDGLDASRALAFFESEAQERDGEDLFLWMRAHPFDDLVVLDVTASESVADLYLDFASYGFHVISANKLAGASGGNNYRQIRDAFAKTDRHWLYNATVGAGLPVNFAVRDLRESGDSILAISGIFSGTLSWLFLQFDGTVPFTDLVDQACQQGLTEPDPRVDLSGQDVMRKLVILAREAGYDIEPSQVRVESLVPPGCEQGSVDYFFENGDSLNEQMLRRLEAAQEMGLVLRHVARFDSNGKARVGVEAVRPDHPLASLLPGDNVFAIESRWYRDNPLVIRGPGAGRDVTAGALQSDLNRLAQLL